A portion of the Algisphaera agarilytica genome contains these proteins:
- a CDS encoding PEP-CTERM sorting domain-containing protein: MATSSGVTIDLVYEFDGNSPGGTTSFGTVMLVQNGGLVDVTITANTANLSGGDIHEFYFNLPDTINANDLVLSNSGGTSDRPIGTFTLLGPNPSIAGGGGASFDTGVSFGNGGGPPGNGILTAATFSLTVAGGLLVGDLVPELSTPNNTPPVHLAVHFQDTDIFGADSETVGGMVPEPSSVALLALGLGGLAVRSHRDRTAG, from the coding sequence GTGGCCACCAGTTCGGGGGTGACCATCGATCTGGTTTATGAATTCGACGGCAACAGCCCGGGGGGTACGACCAGCTTTGGCACGGTCATGCTCGTCCAGAACGGCGGGCTGGTGGACGTCACCATCACGGCCAACACCGCCAATCTTTCCGGCGGCGATATCCACGAGTTCTATTTCAACCTGCCCGACACCATCAACGCCAACGACCTGGTGTTGAGCAACTCCGGCGGCACCAGCGATCGCCCCATCGGCACCTTCACCCTGCTCGGCCCGAACCCCTCGATCGCTGGCGGCGGAGGCGCGTCCTTCGACACCGGTGTCAGCTTCGGCAACGGCGGCGGGCCGCCCGGCAACGGCATCCTGACCGCCGCGACGTTCTCGCTCACGGTCGCCGGTGGCTTGTTGGTTGGCGATCTGGTGCCGGAGCTATCGACACCCAACAACACCCCGCCGGTACATCTAGCGGTCCACTTCCAGGACACCGACATCTTCGGGGCCGACTCGGAAACCGTCGGCGGCATGGTCCCCGAGCCGAGCAGCGTGGCGTTGCTGGCTTTGGGGCTTGGTGGATTGGCCGTTCGATCGCACCGAGACCGTACGGCGGGGTGA
- the ppk1 gene encoding polyphosphate kinase 1 has translation MSDTSTPDTKPAHAATLPIDAPPAEGEFLNRESSWLEFNRRVLHEALDERTPLLERVGFLAIFNSNLDEYYQKRVGGLKRQIEAGLMTRTVDGLSPEQQIEMIRELVIPMLDVQAQCFTEVVKPALKAKGIHLLAWEELSDAEREEANEYFMTNLFPVVTPLSVDPGHPFPFISNLSTSLGVMLQHPVVEKNDPMMSPIQTPSVDGEAELEDNAGRMQFARVKVPQVLPSWVKLAGDDGQDKFISTEQVIRHNLDKLFDGMIIKHVEPFRITRNADVERDEEDAEDLLELIEQELRDRRFADAVRLETDDAPFHPMNHFLMQELGLQQDDVYQMPAELDFNDLWEIHGSVNRPDLKYEPWTPMVPTRLADVDSNIFSVIRNGDILVHHPYESFSASVERFIRRAATDPDVIAIKLTLYRTAKDSPFIPDLIKAAEAGKQVVVLVELKARFDEERNVQLAQRLEKAGIHVVYGVVGYKTHTKTSLVVRKEKDGLRTYAHIGTGNYNSKTANLYTDLGLFTCDPRITGDLVEVFHLLTGRSLKRDFNHLLIAPTNMRKRFVEMIDREIAHAQAWKQAGSHEDDRPLIVAKMNSLEDRRMCRKLYEASNAGVKIQLIVRGFCTLRPGVPGLSENITVQSVIGRFLEHSRIYHYRNGQGVTSYDPTQVTAKTSGSEETGRGGNAEYYIGSADWMYRNLNNRVECITPVYDPALQAKLKTIVDTMLADHRQTWDMDAEGNYTQRTPPKITEKNAATPAVVGTHQHLMDLTRLELADG, from the coding sequence ATGTCCGACACGTCCACCCCCGACACGAAACCCGCTCACGCCGCGACGCTTCCGATCGACGCCCCGCCCGCCGAGGGCGAGTTCCTCAACCGCGAATCGAGCTGGCTGGAGTTTAACCGGCGGGTGTTGCACGAGGCGCTGGACGAACGCACCCCGCTGCTCGAACGCGTCGGCTTTCTGGCCATCTTCAACTCCAACCTCGACGAGTACTACCAGAAGCGCGTCGGCGGGTTGAAACGCCAGATCGAGGCGGGCCTGATGACGCGTACCGTCGACGGGCTATCGCCCGAGCAGCAGATCGAGATGATCCGCGAGCTGGTGATCCCGATGCTCGACGTTCAGGCCCAGTGCTTCACCGAAGTGGTCAAGCCGGCGCTGAAAGCCAAGGGCATCCACCTGCTGGCCTGGGAAGAACTCAGCGACGCGGAGCGTGAAGAAGCCAACGAATACTTCATGACCAACCTGTTCCCGGTGGTGACGCCGCTGTCGGTCGACCCCGGGCACCCGTTCCCGTTTATCTCGAACCTCTCGACGTCGCTGGGCGTGATGCTTCAGCACCCGGTGGTCGAGAAGAACGACCCGATGATGTCGCCGATCCAGACCCCGTCGGTCGACGGCGAAGCGGAGCTCGAAGACAACGCCGGCCGTATGCAGTTTGCCCGCGTCAAGGTGCCCCAGGTCCTGCCGAGCTGGGTGAAGCTCGCCGGCGACGACGGCCAGGACAAGTTCATCAGCACCGAACAGGTCATCCGTCACAACCTCGACAAGCTTTTCGACGGCATGATCATCAAGCACGTCGAGCCGTTCCGCATCACGCGTAACGCCGACGTCGAGCGCGACGAAGAAGACGCCGAGGACCTGCTGGAGCTGATCGAGCAGGAGCTGCGCGACCGCCGGTTTGCCGATGCGGTTCGGCTGGAGACCGACGACGCCCCGTTCCACCCGATGAACCATTTCCTGATGCAGGAGCTGGGGCTGCAGCAGGACGACGTTTACCAGATGCCCGCCGAGCTGGACTTCAACGACCTTTGGGAAATCCACGGCAGCGTCAACCGGCCCGACCTTAAGTACGAGCCGTGGACCCCGATGGTCCCGACCCGCCTGGCCGACGTCGACTCGAACATCTTCAGCGTCATCCGCAACGGCGACATCCTCGTCCACCACCCCTACGAGTCGTTCAGCGCCAGCGTTGAACGCTTCATCCGCCGCGCCGCGACCGACCCGGACGTGATCGCGATCAAGCTGACGCTCTACCGCACCGCGAAGGACTCGCCGTTCATCCCCGACCTCATCAAGGCCGCCGAGGCCGGCAAGCAGGTCGTCGTGCTGGTCGAGCTCAAGGCCCGCTTCGACGAAGAGCGCAACGTCCAACTCGCCCAGCGCCTCGAGAAGGCGGGCATCCACGTGGTGTACGGCGTCGTGGGCTACAAGACCCACACCAAGACCTCGCTGGTCGTCCGCAAAGAAAAAGACGGCCTGCGCACCTACGCCCACATCGGCACCGGCAACTACAACTCCAAGACCGCCAACCTCTACACCGACCTTGGCCTGTTCACCTGCGACCCCCGCATCACCGGCGACTTGGTCGAGGTGTTCCACCTGCTCACCGGCCGATCGCTCAAGCGCGACTTCAACCACCTGCTCATCGCCCCGACGAACATGCGCAAACGCTTCGTCGAGATGATCGACCGCGAGATCGCCCACGCCCAGGCCTGGAAACAAGCCGGCAGCCACGAAGACGACCGCCCGCTGATCGTCGCGAAGATGAACAGCCTCGAAGACCGCCGGATGTGCCGCAAGCTCTACGAAGCGTCCAACGCCGGGGTCAAGATCCAGCTCATCGTCCGCGGCTTCTGCACCCTCCGCCCCGGCGTGCCCGGCCTCTCGGAAAACATCACCGTCCAGTCCGTCATCGGCCGGTTCCTCGAACATTCGCGCATCTACCACTACCGCAACGGCCAGGGCGTCACGTCCTACGACCCGACCCAGGTCACCGCCAAGACCTCCGGCAGCGAAGAGACCGGCCGCGGCGGCAACGCCGAGTACTACATCGGCAGCGCCGACTGGATGTACCGCAACCTCAACAACCGCGTCGAGTGCATCACCCCGGTGTACGACCCGGCGCTGCAGGCCAAGCTCAAGACGATCGTCGACACGATGCTCGCCGACCACCGCCAGACCTGGGACATGGACGCCGAGGGCAACTACACCCAGCGGACCCCCCCGAAGATCACCGAGAAAAACGCCGCCACCCCCGCCGTCGTCGGTACCCATCAACACCTGATGGACCTGACCCGGCTGGAGCTGGCCGACGGGTAA
- a CDS encoding prenyltransferase/squalene oxidase repeat-containing protein, which produces MSAKAKRGIRGWLLCLLLITVHCALITPTPASADVGRGTEEINFVEITPELRKSIDQGLAFLATRQANDGSFGQDRYGKHVGITAIAGLAFMADGHLPNRGAYGPNVEAALNFVLSSATESGLIAADTSHGPMYGHGYATLFLGEIYGMTGDARVREVLLKAVRLIVDTQNHEGGWRYHPQPFDADISVTITQVMALRSARNAGLSVPKETIDRAITYVRQCQNPADGGFRYMLTAGGSAYPRSAAGVASLQYAGIYEDDAVTDGLQYLVRASRGLGAQGGGHYFYGHYYAAQAMFLAGGGYWSEWFPRMREELIDRQQNSGAWSSNHGETYGTGMSLLILQIPNRLLPIYQR; this is translated from the coding sequence ATGAGTGCCAAGGCAAAACGCGGTATCCGCGGTTGGCTGCTCTGTCTGTTACTCATCACTGTTCACTGTGCACTCATCACTCCGACGCCCGCGTCGGCGGATGTGGGTCGAGGCACGGAAGAAATCAACTTCGTCGAGATCACCCCAGAGCTGCGCAAGTCCATCGACCAAGGCCTGGCGTTCCTGGCGACAAGGCAGGCCAACGACGGCAGCTTTGGGCAGGACCGCTACGGCAAGCACGTGGGCATCACCGCCATCGCGGGCCTGGCGTTTATGGCCGACGGCCACCTGCCCAACCGCGGGGCCTACGGGCCTAACGTCGAAGCCGCGCTCAACTTCGTGCTCTCCAGCGCGACCGAGTCCGGGCTCATCGCCGCCGACACGTCCCACGGCCCGATGTACGGCCACGGTTACGCCACGCTGTTCCTCGGCGAGATCTACGGAATGACCGGCGACGCACGCGTCCGCGAGGTCCTGCTCAAAGCAGTACGCCTCATCGTCGACACGCAGAACCACGAGGGCGGTTGGCGGTACCACCCGCAGCCGTTCGATGCGGATATCTCGGTGACGATCACGCAGGTCATGGCGCTGCGATCGGCGCGCAACGCCGGGCTGAGCGTGCCCAAGGAAACCATCGACCGGGCGATCACGTATGTGCGTCAGTGCCAGAACCCCGCGGACGGCGGCTTCCGCTACATGCTCACGGCCGGCGGCTCGGCGTACCCGCGGTCGGCGGCCGGGGTGGCGAGCCTGCAATACGCGGGCATCTACGAAGACGACGCGGTCACCGACGGCCTGCAATACCTCGTCCGCGCTTCGCGCGGCCTGGGCGCGCAGGGCGGCGGCCACTATTTCTACGGCCACTACTACGCGGCCCAGGCCATGTTCCTCGCCGGCGGCGGGTACTGGTCGGAGTGGTTCCCGCGGATGCGTGAAGAACTGATCGATCGCCAACAAAACTCCGGTGCCTGGTCTTCCAACCACGGCGAGACCTACGGCACCGGCATGAGCCTGCTGATTTTGCAGATCCCGAATCGTCTTTTGCCGATATATCAGAGATAG